One window of the Candidatus Jettenia sp. genome contains the following:
- the glmM gene encoding phosphoglucosamine mutase — MEKLFGTDGIRGIANTFPMTPEVVLNIGKATAHVFREKNGKKRPKLVIGRDTRLSGCMIENALTSGILSVGADAFLVGHMPTPAIAHLTKSLNVDAGMVISASHNPAADNGIKIFSSDGYKLSDNFEEEIEKYILTEKVKTEHITGSFIGNVYSVDDAKGRYIEFAKASMKNLSIRGLKIVLDCANGAAYNTAPQIFRELGAEVIVLNDKPDGLNINLNCGALHPEIMQDVVKKEKADIGIALDGDADRVIVCDEKGNNVDGDHIIAICAMYLKEKGTLTKNCVVTTIMTNKGFDIAMDKKNIRVVKTKVGDRYVIDEMRKKGYVLGGEQSGHIIFSDYTTTGDGIISALQLLGIMKEKGEKLSKLAECMKSLPQVLINVKVKEKKDIDTLEVKKHIRKTEEKLGEKGRVLVRYSGTENLCRVMIEGEHKKEIQKMANEIAQGIKREIGV; from the coding sequence ATGGAAAAATTATTTGGAACAGATGGTATACGAGGTATAGCAAATACATTCCCTATGACGCCTGAAGTAGTGTTGAACATTGGGAAAGCCACTGCTCATGTTTTCAGGGAAAAAAACGGGAAGAAAAGGCCTAAACTTGTTATCGGAAGAGATACCAGGCTCAGCGGCTGTATGATAGAAAATGCTTTAACATCCGGGATTTTATCCGTAGGAGCCGATGCCTTCCTCGTTGGTCATATGCCAACGCCTGCCATTGCTCATTTGACAAAATCGCTGAATGTTGATGCAGGTATGGTAATTAGCGCTTCACATAATCCTGCCGCAGATAATGGAATAAAGATTTTTAGCAGTGATGGCTATAAGCTGTCCGATAACTTCGAAGAGGAAATTGAAAAATATATCTTAACAGAAAAGGTAAAAACAGAACATATAACAGGAAGTTTCATAGGAAATGTGTATAGCGTTGATGATGCAAAAGGAAGGTATATAGAATTTGCAAAAGCCTCTATGAAAAACTTGAGTATACGAGGACTAAAAATTGTCTTGGATTGTGCTAATGGCGCCGCATATAACACTGCACCACAGATATTCAGAGAGTTAGGAGCAGAAGTTATTGTGCTCAACGATAAACCAGACGGACTTAACATAAACCTGAATTGCGGGGCGCTGCATCCTGAAATAATGCAGGATGTTGTGAAAAAAGAAAAGGCAGATATTGGAATAGCACTAGACGGTGATGCGGATAGAGTAATCGTTTGTGATGAAAAGGGAAATAATGTGGATGGCGACCATATCATTGCAATATGCGCTATGTACCTGAAAGAGAAAGGCACATTAACGAAAAATTGCGTTGTCACTACGATCATGACGAATAAAGGATTCGACATTGCGATGGATAAAAAGAATATCCGTGTTGTTAAGACAAAGGTGGGAGACAGATATGTTATTGACGAAATGAGAAAGAAAGGATATGTTTTGGGCGGGGAACAGTCCGGACATATAATCTTCTCAGATTATACAACAACAGGTGACGGAATAATCTCTGCCTTACAATTGTTGGGAATTATGAAGGAGAAAGGTGAAAAACTAAGTAAGTTAGCAGAATGCATGAAATCCCTGCCCCAGGTGCTTATTAACGTTAAGGTAAAAGAAAAAAAAGATATCGACACCCTGGAAGTAAAGAAGCATATCCGGAAAACAGAAGAAAAATTAGGGGAAAAAGGAAGGGTGCTTGTCAGATATTCAGGAACGGAGAATTTATGCAGGGTTATGATTGAAGGTGAACATAAAAAAGAAATTCAAAAAATGGCGAATGAAATTGCCCAGGGTATAAAAAGAGAGATCGGGGTTTAA
- a CDS encoding transposase, with product MSERFEIEVYAYVLMNHYHLLLKTEKPNISQGMQWFGTTYTRRYNIKHKRNGHFFQGRFKNFLVENDEYLMLLSCYIHRNPLQAGIISRFVYYPWSSYPVYAYDKKSPEWLRTAPLLSHFDTKDKNKA from the coding sequence ATGTCTGAAAGGTTTGAGATTGAGGTTTATGCCTATGTACTCATGAACCATTACCACCTACTCCTCAAGACCGAGAAGCCCAATATTTCTCAAGGCATGCAGTGGTTTGGAACCACGTACACACGTCGGTATAATATAAAACACAAACGAAATGGACACTTTTTCCAGGGACGGTTCAAAAACTTTCTTGTTGAAAATGATGAATATCTGATGCTTCTTTCCTGCTATATCCACAGGAATCCGCTGCAAGCTGGAATAATCAGTCGTTTTGTATATTATCCATGGAGCAGTTATCCCGTGTATGCCTATGACAAAAAATCACCAGAGTGGTTACGTACAGCGCCTCTTCTTTCTCATTTTGATACAAAAGACAAGAACAAGGCATAG
- a CDS encoding cobalamin-dependent protein (Presence of a B(12) (cobalamin)-binding domain implies dependence on cobalamin itself, in one of its several forms, or in some unusual lineages, dependence on a cobalamin-like analog.), translating into MKELEEFISRFEQALLSTNQLVSKEIFMELSKDFSPIQTIDKLIVPALERIGLGWEQGKIALSQVYMGGRICEELVDTILPPGAHNRRPQVKIAIAVLEDYHILGKRIVYSVLRASGFELLDYGHGIRVDNLVDYVKKDEVKILLISTLMLRSALRVKQVKGLLKESNLDTKIIVGGAPFLFDNQLWKEVGADAMGHNASEVITIISELTKSELMMQAHMTSLQRILTTLDYKEPDRVPFFLPTILHGAKELGISLKEYFSRPENVVEAQIRFRARYRHDCVTNFFYSALEVEAWGAEVMYFDDGPPNAGAPIIRTREDIKYLQPPNIQKSSCLYKVLNATRMLREKVDDAPVLGVVTSPLTLPVMQMGFDKYIELMYEDPELFWQLMKVNEIFCVEWANAQLEAGATAIAYSDPVSSASIIPREMYLKTGFEIAKRIISKIKGPTAIHMSAARCLPILTDIAQTGAIMIAASALEDLAEIKSTCKGKLSVLGNLNAIEMIRWTPQQAESAVKEAIARVGPGGGYILSDNHGEIPLQVPEEVLMAIAKAVHTWGHYPLEWVKDYDR; encoded by the coding sequence ATGAAAGAACTTGAGGAATTTATCTCCAGGTTTGAACAAGCGCTGTTATCCACGAATCAATTAGTATCTAAAGAAATATTTATGGAATTGAGTAAGGACTTTAGCCCAATTCAGACTATAGATAAACTCATTGTCCCCGCTTTGGAGCGGATCGGTTTGGGGTGGGAGCAAGGGAAGATTGCTCTATCCCAGGTTTATATGGGCGGACGTATTTGTGAAGAGTTAGTAGATACCATTCTTCCACCAGGTGCACATAATCGAAGGCCCCAGGTAAAAATAGCTATTGCCGTTCTTGAAGATTATCATATATTGGGCAAGCGCATTGTCTATTCAGTTTTACGCGCCAGTGGGTTTGAATTACTCGATTATGGACATGGAATTCGTGTAGATAACCTCGTTGATTATGTCAAAAAGGATGAAGTTAAGATCCTTCTGATATCAACGTTGATGCTTCGATCGGCCCTGAGAGTAAAACAGGTAAAGGGGCTGCTTAAAGAGTCCAATCTTGATACCAAAATCATCGTTGGAGGCGCTCCTTTTCTTTTTGATAATCAACTTTGGAAAGAAGTAGGTGCTGATGCTATGGGACATAACGCATCAGAAGTAATAACCATCATTTCTGAGTTAACAAAGAGTGAACTTATGATGCAGGCACATATGACATCACTTCAACGCATATTAACAACACTCGACTATAAGGAACCGGACCGGGTACCGTTCTTTTTACCCACTATCCTCCATGGCGCCAAAGAATTAGGTATATCACTCAAAGAGTATTTCTCCAGGCCAGAGAATGTTGTAGAGGCACAAATCCGTTTCCGTGCCCGGTATCGGCATGATTGTGTCACTAACTTCTTTTATTCTGCCCTTGAAGTGGAGGCATGGGGTGCCGAAGTAATGTATTTTGATGACGGCCCGCCCAATGCAGGCGCACCCATTATCCGTACGAGAGAAGATATCAAGTATCTACAACCACCAAATATTCAAAAATCAAGCTGTTTATATAAGGTGTTAAACGCCACGAGAATGCTGAGGGAAAAGGTTGATGATGCCCCTGTCCTGGGGGTTGTAACTTCTCCCCTGACATTACCCGTTATGCAGATGGGGTTCGATAAGTATATAGAGTTAATGTATGAAGACCCGGAATTGTTCTGGCAATTAATGAAGGTAAATGAGATATTTTGTGTGGAATGGGCAAATGCTCAGCTAGAAGCTGGAGCAACTGCGATTGCCTATTCCGACCCGGTTTCTTCAGCCTCCATTATACCAAGAGAAATGTACCTCAAGACAGGATTTGAAATTGCAAAGAGAATCATTTCCAAAATCAAAGGTCCTACCGCAATCCACATGAGTGCCGCGCGCTGCTTACCTATCCTGACTGATATTGCACAAACGGGGGCAATAATGATTGCCGCGAGTGCCCTCGAAGATTTGGCTGAAATAAAGTCTACTTGCAAGGGAAAACTTAGTGTTCTTGGAAATTTGAATGCTATTGAGATGATCCGCTGGACGCCTCAACAGGCAGAATCTGCTGTAAAAGAGGCTATTGCCAGGGTAGGTCCCGGTGGAGGTTATATCCTATCCGATAACCATGGTGAAATCCCTTTACAAGTACCTGAAGAGGTGTTAATGGCTATAGCAAAGGCTGTTCATACATGGGGACATTATCCACTGGAATGGGTTAAAGATTATGACAGGTAA
- a CDS encoding putative metal-binding motif-containing protein — protein MRKFILYANMMVLLFSLATTLMADVVTVFERTYVRKSGSPATQTDTFPGIKGLTTIRVTNGGLGDADNRKVSSADIVLNKKAIIDSSNLNQKVEVVDVEKSLDGKINTIEVTVKGKPGGALTVQVLAEDGDIDFDSDGFTRVEGDCDDKNFSINPKAQEICDDVDNNCDGQIDEGLKTTFYEDADGDGYGNLQVTTKACSQPSGYVTNNTDCNDTNASINPGATEIKKNGVDDDCNASTPDDDTGANLPPDPGEEGKKTLLGIDTDGDGVRDDIQRYIYFTYPDDKKLRLGLTYYAKEFQGVLKDANDREAAYEHAKNMVRHGDCLWYLKDEESIDICSALRAKILNTRERSIAYIKYSDNLGGRIISGAPQKEWKDSCSFDVDDTGGDQ, from the coding sequence ATGAGAAAATTTATTCTGTACGCGAACATGATGGTTCTTCTTTTTTCTCTGGCAACAACCCTGATGGCAGATGTCGTTACGGTTTTTGAACGCACCTATGTGCGCAAGAGCGGATCACCCGCCACGCAGACAGACACATTCCCCGGCATTAAAGGCCTCACTACTATACGGGTAACCAATGGCGGTCTTGGGGACGCAGACAACAGGAAGGTAAGCAGTGCAGATATTGTATTAAATAAAAAGGCCATCATCGACTCATCCAATTTGAATCAAAAGGTAGAGGTAGTAGACGTAGAGAAGTCCCTTGACGGCAAAATAAATACGATTGAAGTTACCGTAAAAGGCAAACCGGGAGGAGCATTAACCGTCCAGGTACTTGCCGAAGATGGAGATATCGACTTTGACAGCGATGGTTTTACGAGAGTCGAGGGGGATTGTGATGATAAAAATTTCTCTATAAACCCAAAGGCTCAAGAAATATGCGATGACGTGGACAATAACTGCGATGGACAGATTGATGAGGGACTGAAAACCACATTTTATGAAGATGCCGATGGTGACGGATATGGGAACCTACAGGTTACCACAAAGGCATGCAGCCAGCCTTCAGGCTATGTTACCAATAATACCGACTGTAACGACACCAATGCCTCGATAAATCCGGGAGCTACTGAGATAAAGAAGAATGGTGTTGATGATGACTGTAACGCATCGACACCGGATGATGATACGGGAGCAAACCTCCCACCTGATCCCGGGGAGGAAGGCAAGAAGACGTTGCTGGGGATAGATACCGATGGCGATGGGGTCCGTGATGACATTCAACGGTACATATACTTTACCTATCCCGATGATAAGAAACTTCGATTAGGTCTTACTTACTATGCTAAAGAGTTTCAAGGTGTGCTTAAAGATGCTAATGACCGTGAGGCTGCTTATGAACATGCAAAGAATATGGTTCGCCATGGTGATTGCCTCTGGTACCTTAAGGATGAGGAGTCCATAGATATTTGTAGTGCATTGCGTGCCAAGATTCTGAATACCAGAGAGCGCAGTATTGCATACATTAAATACAGTGATAATCTGGGTGGCAGAATAATTTCAGGCGCTCCACAGAAAGAATGGAAGGACAGTTGTTCCTTTGATGTAGATGATACGGGAGGTGACCAATGA
- a CDS encoding PAS domain-containing protein: protein MTGKLCLMFCEYLEREASAITESEGLDDVTVMKFPAHSDVQQNTEALTKIIASSKNTFDQIHIFCNSCIPEPGEFSKRFEHCRVHKIDQCFSLFINSTLIDKYLKAGAHLSVPGSIKYWYHSLEKSGFDKQLIRQFFEESVTKLILLDTGVDLKSSDYLREFSNFTGIPFEIVPVGLDFFRLFLIKTVLEWRLNCKSKQLQPFPSINRQLADYSMMCDLLSRLTRLTSEEEAIKTILNIYVTLFAADRVTYIPFKAGKPGNIYSQPAEPVDNEAVKNRLLSLQGDYAWTESRDGFLLRITYQNEVLGILESTGFAFPEYKEQYLNLALMLTKVCGLVISHARTYQLLQEEITERKLTEEALRIRERDYRMLLENLPQRIFYKDRNSVYVSCNENLARDLHIKPEEIVGKTDYDIHSKELADKYRADDKRIIESGKAEDIIERYMKNGKERIIHTIKIPIKDEQGNIIGVLGSFLDITEKAALEREAMANRQLAALGELAAGVGHEINNPITRVINCAQILFNKSTEGSKEKDLASRIIKESDRIAKIVHSLLFFAKPHTVSEEEVPTSLYKIMSDVLILTNPQTRRDGIKIKCDISQELPNVFVHPQQFQQVFLNIISNARYALNQKYPGTHDDKILEILSEEVTIDNHPYLKIIFYDHGIGIPAHIRDKVMDPFFTTKPRSIGTGLGLSISHGIIKNYCGKLTIESKEGEFTKIVITLPIKKRNKS, encoded by the coding sequence ATGACAGGTAAACTTTGCCTCATGTTTTGTGAGTACCTTGAGCGTGAAGCGTCAGCCATTACAGAATCGGAAGGACTTGATGATGTAACGGTAATGAAATTTCCCGCTCACAGTGATGTTCAGCAAAACACGGAAGCATTAACAAAGATCATTGCCAGCAGTAAAAACACCTTTGACCAAATTCATATATTTTGTAACTCCTGCATTCCTGAACCAGGAGAATTTTCCAAAAGATTTGAACACTGTCGTGTTCATAAAATAGACCAGTGTTTTTCTCTCTTCATAAATAGTACTCTTATTGATAAATACCTTAAAGCAGGTGCTCACCTGTCAGTTCCCGGATCCATCAAATATTGGTACCACTCTTTAGAGAAAAGTGGGTTTGATAAGCAATTAATTCGACAATTCTTTGAAGAATCCGTTACAAAGCTCATACTCCTGGATACCGGGGTTGACTTAAAGAGTTCCGATTATCTTCGTGAATTTTCCAATTTCACTGGTATTCCTTTTGAAATTGTGCCCGTGGGTTTAGATTTCTTCAGATTGTTTCTGATAAAGACAGTCCTTGAATGGCGTTTAAACTGCAAAAGCAAACAATTGCAGCCCTTCCCCAGTATCAACCGACAACTCGCAGATTATTCTATGATGTGTGATTTACTGAGTAGATTAACCAGGCTGACATCAGAAGAGGAAGCCATTAAAACTATACTCAATATATATGTCACACTCTTTGCGGCAGATAGGGTTACCTATATTCCTTTTAAAGCTGGAAAACCAGGAAATATTTACTCCCAGCCTGCAGAGCCAGTTGACAACGAGGCAGTAAAAAACCGGCTCCTGAGTTTACAAGGGGATTATGCCTGGACAGAATCAAGAGATGGATTTTTGCTTCGAATCACCTATCAGAATGAAGTATTAGGCATTCTCGAGTCTACAGGCTTTGCTTTCCCGGAATATAAGGAACAATATCTCAACCTTGCCCTCATGCTTACTAAAGTTTGTGGTTTGGTAATTTCCCATGCCCGTACATATCAATTACTCCAGGAAGAAATTACAGAACGTAAACTGACAGAAGAGGCATTACGAATACGTGAGAGGGACTATAGAATGCTTCTTGAGAATCTTCCACAAAGGATATTTTACAAAGACAGGAACTCGGTATATGTATCTTGCAATGAAAATTTAGCAAGGGATTTGCACATAAAACCTGAGGAAATTGTCGGAAAGACCGACTATGATATTCACTCGAAAGAACTTGCTGATAAATATCGGGCGGATGACAAAAGGATTATAGAGTCAGGGAAAGCAGAGGATATCATAGAGAGATACATGAAGAATGGAAAAGAACGTATCATTCATACCATAAAAATCCCTATCAAGGATGAACAGGGTAATATTATTGGTGTCTTAGGGTCTTTCCTGGATATAACCGAAAAGGCTGCATTAGAAAGGGAAGCCATGGCTAACAGGCAATTGGCCGCATTAGGTGAATTGGCAGCAGGAGTAGGACATGAGATTAACAATCCTATAACAAGGGTGATCAACTGTGCTCAAATATTATTTAATAAAAGCACCGAGGGAAGTAAGGAAAAAGACCTTGCCAGCCGGATTATTAAGGAAAGCGACCGCATAGCCAAAATAGTGCATAGTCTCCTCTTTTTTGCAAAGCCGCATACCGTAAGCGAGGAAGAAGTTCCGACGAGCTTATATAAAATAATGTCTGATGTGCTTATTCTAACCAATCCCCAAACGCGGAGAGACGGCATTAAGATAAAATGCGATATTTCGCAGGAATTACCTAATGTATTTGTCCATCCACAACAGTTCCAACAGGTCTTTTTAAATATCATAAGTAATGCACGGTATGCCTTAAACCAAAAGTACCCAGGAACACATGATGATAAGATCCTGGAGATTCTTAGTGAGGAAGTAACGATTGATAACCATCCGTATCTGAAGATTATCTTTTATGATCATGGTATTGGTATACCTGCTCATATAAGAGATAAAGTGATGGATCCTTTTTTTACCACAAAACCCCGGAGTATTGGAACCGGATTAGGATTAAGCATTAGTCATGGTATTATCAAAAATTACTGCGGCAAACTTACGATCGAAAGCAAGGAAGGAGAATTTACAAAAATCGTAATAACGCTGCCAATAAAGAAACGAAACAAGTCTTAA
- a CDS encoding CHAT domain-containing protein: MVQKYSIVHFIGHGSSESEIVLEDMVGKSQPVSSRAFSQLFSVLRDNVKCVVLNVCYSEAQAKVIAEYIHCVIGMPNFRSIG; the protein is encoded by the coding sequence ATGGTTCAAAAATATTCCATAGTACACTTCATCGGACACGGAAGTTCAGAAAGCGAAATTGTCTTGGAAGATATGGTGGGGAAAAGTCAGCCCGTTTCAAGCAGGGCGTTCAGCCAATTGTTTTCCGTCTTGCGAGACAATGTCAAATGCGTAGTTTTGAATGTCTGCTATTCCGAGGCACAAGCCAAAGTGATAGCAGAGTATATTCACTGCGTTATTGGCATGCCAAATTTCAGGTCTATCGGATGA
- a CDS encoding type II toxin-antitoxin system VapB family antitoxin: protein MRTTINIDDELFEKAAKLTGIKEKTSLVSLGLEALIARESARRLAKLAGTEKKLEMIPRRRTTGTYDGSC from the coding sequence ATGAGAACAACAATAAACATAGATGATGAATTGTTTGAAAAGGCAGCGAAGTTGACCGGCATTAAAGAAAAAACGTCACTGGTGAGCTTGGGTCTTGAAGCACTTATCGCCAGGGAAAGCGCTAGGAGACTTGCGAAATTGGCAGGTACTGAAAAGAAATTAGAAATGATACCCCGCAGAAGAACAACAGGCACATACGATGGTTCTTGTTGA
- a CDS encoding transposase — MARPLRIQYEDALYHVTCRGNERKAIFKDDYDKNLFLELLHDGLKTYTIILYCYVLMDNHFHLLLETPLANLSEFMRWFNITYTSHYNKRHKRIGHLYQGRYKSILVEKKGYLHTVSRYIHVNPVRTKQEGNLSLSERVKYLKNYTWSSLLGYIDDTRRSSILDIEYARILESYGGDNTKGRKLYRETICNDVSAGIDIREKVIGGSVLGSDTFMKWVRDTFLPEKSREIPSVQRLKRYIAKEAIIDALCKEMNKSFDEIKKERGILRQIAMDLLYRVGGLSGTEIGEMMGVDYSTVSQGRKRLREKLKNDNHIAQIIKRVEVDLSTIKI, encoded by the coding sequence ATGGCAAGGCCACTGCGAATACAATACGAAGATGCATTATACCATGTCACATGCCGAGGTAACGAGCGGAAGGCGATATTCAAGGATGATTATGACAAGAATCTGTTTCTTGAGTTGTTGCATGATGGGCTGAAAACTTATACTATCATCCTGTACTGTTATGTCCTCATGGATAATCACTTCCATCTGCTTTTAGAAACACCCCTTGCCAATCTCAGTGAATTTATGAGATGGTTTAACATTACCTACACATCGCACTACAATAAAAGACATAAAAGGATTGGCCATTTGTATCAGGGAAGATATAAAAGTATTCTCGTGGAAAAGAAAGGTTATCTGCATACGGTATCCCGATATATCCATGTAAACCCGGTGAGAACAAAACAGGAAGGGAATCTGTCGTTGTCAGAAAGGGTGAAATATTTAAAGAACTACACGTGGAGCAGCCTTTTGGGCTATATCGATGATACCCGAAGGAGTAGTATTCTTGATATTGAGTATGCCAGGATACTTGAGTCATATGGAGGGGATAACACAAAAGGAAGGAAATTGTACCGGGAAACTATCTGTAATGATGTATCAGCAGGTATTGATATAAGAGAGAAGGTTATTGGAGGAAGTGTGCTGGGGAGTGATACGTTTATGAAATGGGTAAGAGATACATTTTTACCAGAGAAATCACGTGAGATTCCATCGGTACAGCGGTTAAAAAGATATATCGCAAAAGAGGCAATCATTGATGCGCTCTGCAAAGAGATGAACAAAAGTTTTGATGAAATAAAAAAGGAGCGGGGTATACTAAGGCAAATAGCTATGGACTTGTTGTACCGGGTTGGTGGACTTAGCGGAACTGAGATAGGAGAAATGATGGGGGTAGACTATAGTACGGTGAGCCAGGGGAGAAAACGATTACGAGAAAAACTGAAAAACGATAACCATATTGCTCAGATTATCAAAAGGGTCGAGGTTGATTTGTCAACAATAAAGATTTGA
- a CDS encoding NTP transferase domain-containing protein: MIQAVILAAGKSTRTWPLTLTKPKPLLKVMNKEILKHNLDALQGLVSEVIIIVGFMKEMIINEIGPKYGKLSIQYREQKTQLGTGHALKSVEDLIKNKFLVLGGDDLFSRVDIQACLKHTYAVLGCEVEDPGRFGVFVLSGKGVKNIVEKPQTYVSNIANTGLYVFDKNVFKFKLKKSPRGEYEIIDYINELVKEEKVVCEKVKGHWLSVGYPWDLIQVNNVLVSEIKNEIKGKLEKNVVVKGKIHVGKGTVILPGTYIDGNVVIGENCTIGPNCFLRGNTSIGNNCHIGQAVEIKNSIIMDKAKVPHLSYIGDSVVGENSNLGAGTITANLRHDNKNVKSEVKGELIDTGRRKFGAIIADDVHTGINTTIYPGRKIWPGVGTGPGEIIDKDKKV, translated from the coding sequence ATGATACAAGCCGTCATTTTAGCTGCGGGAAAAAGTACAAGGACATGGCCACTGACCTTAACAAAGCCAAAGCCATTACTAAAAGTAATGAATAAAGAGATACTGAAACATAACCTGGATGCTTTGCAGGGATTGGTGAGCGAGGTTATTATAATCGTAGGGTTTATGAAGGAAATGATCATAAACGAGATAGGGCCTAAATATGGGAAATTAAGCATTCAGTACAGAGAACAAAAAACACAGTTGGGTACGGGGCATGCCCTGAAGTCTGTTGAAGATTTGATTAAAAATAAATTTCTCGTTTTAGGCGGCGACGATCTCTTTTCCAGAGTAGACATACAAGCATGTTTAAAACATACATACGCTGTCCTAGGATGTGAAGTTGAAGATCCGGGCAGATTCGGCGTCTTTGTTTTGTCGGGTAAAGGGGTGAAAAACATCGTTGAAAAACCCCAGACATATGTGTCAAACATAGCGAATACGGGATTATATGTGTTTGATAAAAATGTGTTCAAATTTAAGCTGAAAAAAAGTCCACGGGGTGAATACGAAATAATTGACTACATCAATGAGCTTGTCAAAGAAGAGAAAGTCGTCTGTGAAAAGGTAAAAGGACATTGGTTGTCTGTAGGGTACCCTTGGGATTTAATTCAGGTAAATAACGTTTTAGTCTCTGAAATAAAAAATGAAATAAAGGGAAAATTAGAGAAGAACGTTGTAGTAAAAGGGAAGATACACGTAGGAAAAGGGACGGTAATCTTACCGGGAACGTACATTGACGGGAATGTTGTTATTGGCGAAAATTGCACCATAGGCCCCAACTGTTTTTTAAGAGGGAATACCTCTATCGGAAACAATTGCCATATCGGACAGGCGGTTGAGATAAAAAACAGTATCATTATGGATAAAGCAAAAGTTCCTCATCTTTCTTATATTGGAGATAGCGTTGTTGGAGAAAATAGCAATCTGGGCGCAGGAACAATAACCGCTAATTTAAGACATGACAATAAAAACGTGAAGTCAGAAGTGAAAGGCGAACTGATTGATACCGGCCGAAGGAAGTTTGGGGCCATAATCGCTGATGATGTTCACACAGGAATAAACACAACAATCTATCCGGGAAGAAAGATTTGGCCAGGAGTAGGCACAGGGCCTGGCGAGATCATTGATAAAGATAAGAAGGTTTAA
- a CDS encoding PIN domain-containing protein, whose amino-acid sequence MVLVDTSVWVAHLRNGNTGLETLLNESHVICHPFIIGELACGNLKNRAEILSLLQALPMSTHLEHEEVMRFIEDHTLMGKGLGYIDIHLIASALLTDVPLWTIDKKLNEISSKLGIKY is encoded by the coding sequence ATGGTTCTTGTTGACACTTCAGTATGGGTAGCGCATTTGCGGAATGGAAATACCGGGCTTGAAACACTATTAAATGAAAGTCACGTTATCTGTCACCCATTCATCATTGGTGAGCTTGCTTGTGGTAATCTTAAAAACAGGGCTGAAATACTTTCTCTTCTACAGGCACTTCCTATGTCAACTCATTTGGAACATGAAGAAGTGATGAGATTTATAGAAGATCATACACTTATGGGGAAGGGGTTAGGGTATATTGACATTCACTTGATTGCTTCGGCTCTATTAACTGATGTCCCACTGTGGACAATTGACAAAAAACTCAATGAGATTTCTTCAAAATTGGGGATAAAGTATTGA